One part of the Plasmodium yoelii strain 17X genome assembly, chromosome: 13 genome encodes these proteins:
- a CDS encoding cytidine and deoxycytidylate deaminase, putative codes for MVELSNDEAISFLKQALHEAEKSLKVETKEMPIFCLLINEKKEIISSSYNCTNESKNGCRHCEIIAIDKYIYGKNYEKMKNKNLIKCFNNNTNSINKSLSNYFSELKNIDKEFEDNKENTNCTKEHSINFEQIQKEITKKIQKLKKFTIVVTCEPCIMCVYALKLVGIQDIYFCCLNERFGGCGSVLSLHQVYENMNVHYIECNDCTNKSINLMKLFYKSGNPSAPDEKRKRPLAEISLEQ; via the exons gCTGAAAAAAGCTTAAAAGTTGAGACTAAAGAAATGccaatattttgtttattaataaatgaaaaaaaagaaataatatcAAGTTCTTATAATTGCACAAATGAATCAAAAAATGGATGTAGACATTGTGAGATCATAGCTatagataaatatatttatggaaaaaattatgaaaaaatgaaaaataaaaatttaataaaatgttttaataataatactaatagtataaataaatcttTATCCAATTATTTTTCTGAGcttaaaaatattgataaaGAATTTGAGGATAATAAGGAAAATACAAATTGTACTAAAGAACACTCTATAAATTTTGAGCaaatacaaaaagaaataacaaaaaaaattcaaaaattaaaaaaatttactaTTGTTGTTACTTGCGAGCCCTGTATAATGTGTGTGTACGCCTTGAAGTTAGTTg GAATACAagacatttatttttgttgcTTAAATGAGCGATTTGGAGGATGTGGATCTGTACTGTCTTTACATCAagt ataTGAGAATATGAATGTGCATTATATAGAATGTAATGATTGCACAAATAAAAGTATCAATCTTATGAAGTTATTTTATAAGTCTGGAAATCCATCAG CCCCtgatgaaaaaagaaaacggCCTTTGGCTGAAATTTCACTTGAACAGTAA